In Streptomyces sp. NBC_00433, a single genomic region encodes these proteins:
- a CDS encoding TetR/AcrR family transcriptional regulator produces MATQIRKTKSEERILAAAAELFYAHGLRGVGIDQVLAVSGVAKSTLYVHFRTKEELIAAYLRRTDDSWMAQLQEAAARAGDGPRDRLVGLFDALTDAFDRHGFFGCPFVSAAIETDLDSEARAITLRHIRRRQAWLTELGEQAGAESPAALAQHIGLLIDGALTSGRLLQDRAVVDEAKSAARRLVADHT; encoded by the coding sequence ATGGCGACGCAGATCAGGAAGACGAAGTCGGAGGAGAGGATTCTCGCTGCCGCGGCCGAGCTGTTCTACGCTCACGGGCTGCGTGGCGTCGGCATCGATCAGGTCCTGGCGGTGTCGGGTGTTGCAAAGTCGACACTGTATGTGCACTTTCGCACCAAGGAGGAGCTGATAGCGGCGTATCTTCGCAGGACAGACGACTCCTGGATGGCGCAGCTACAGGAAGCCGCCGCACGAGCGGGTGATGGCCCTCGAGACCGTCTCGTCGGCCTGTTCGACGCTCTGACAGACGCTTTCGACCGCCACGGGTTCTTCGGCTGCCCGTTCGTCAGTGCGGCGATCGAGACGGACCTCGACTCGGAAGCCCGCGCCATCACTCTGCGGCACATCCGACGACGTCAGGCGTGGCTGACCGAGCTGGGCGAGCAGGCAGGTGCTGAGAGTCCCGCTGCACTTGCCCAGCACATAGGACTCCTCATCGACGGCGCTCTGACCTCTGGTCGCCTGCTGCAGGACAGGGCCGTCGTGGACGAGGCGAAGTCCGCGGCACGGCGCTTGGTCGCCGACCACACCTGA
- a CDS encoding zinc-dependent alcohol dehydrogenase family protein codes for MRAMVLEEFDTPLVLREIEKPAPGPGQVLVKISASGVNPLDAKIRAGKAPHARRTPPAVLGLDMAGVVEEVGIGVHDFAPGDEVFGLTGGVGDVQGSLAEYAAVDARLIARKPASLTLREAAVLPLVFITSWEGLVDRARVHSGQKVLIHGGAGGIGHVALQIARSRGAEVFATASSSHLEAVERLGATPIDYMATPVEEYMAKCTGGEGFDVIFDTVGGAVLDNSFKAARTYTGHVVSALGWGTHALAPLSFRGATYSGIFTLLPLLTGRGRERHGEIMREAAALADAGALKPMLDPRSFTLTDIAAAHEVVESGAAQGRVVVDIG; via the coding sequence ATGCGCGCGATGGTTCTCGAAGAGTTCGACACTCCCCTGGTCCTTCGGGAGATCGAAAAGCCCGCTCCAGGACCGGGCCAGGTGCTGGTCAAGATCTCGGCCAGTGGCGTCAACCCGCTGGATGCCAAGATCCGGGCCGGCAAGGCGCCCCACGCAAGGCGCACACCTCCAGCCGTCCTGGGCCTGGACATGGCAGGTGTGGTCGAGGAGGTCGGTATCGGCGTCCACGACTTCGCCCCCGGCGACGAGGTCTTCGGCCTGACCGGAGGTGTCGGAGATGTACAGGGCTCGCTCGCGGAGTACGCGGCGGTGGATGCCCGTCTCATTGCACGCAAGCCCGCCTCTCTCACGCTGCGCGAGGCCGCGGTCCTGCCCCTGGTCTTCATCACCTCGTGGGAGGGGCTGGTGGACCGGGCGCGGGTTCACTCGGGACAGAAGGTCCTCATTCACGGCGGAGCCGGCGGCATCGGCCATGTGGCCCTGCAGATCGCACGGTCCCGCGGTGCTGAAGTCTTCGCCACCGCGTCCTCCTCGCACCTGGAGGCGGTCGAGCGACTGGGAGCCACTCCCATCGACTACATGGCCACCCCCGTGGAGGAGTACATGGCCAAGTGCACCGGCGGTGAGGGGTTCGATGTCATCTTCGACACCGTCGGTGGCGCCGTGCTCGACAATTCCTTCAAGGCCGCCCGCACCTACACCGGCCACGTAGTCAGTGCCCTGGGCTGGGGAACCCATGCTCTCGCTCCCCTCTCCTTCCGTGGGGCGACCTACTCCGGCATCTTCACCCTGCTGCCGCTGCTCACCGGGCGCGGGCGGGAACGGCACGGAGAGATCATGCGTGAGGCTGCCGCCCTCGCCGACGCGGGGGCGCTAAAGCCGATGCTCGACCCCAGAAGCTTCACCCTCACTGACATCGCCGCAGCCCATGAGGTCGTTGAGAGCGGTGCGGCACAGGGCAGGGTCGTGGTCGACATCGGATGA
- a CDS encoding Gfo/Idh/MocA family oxidoreductase: protein MSTIGVGIIGGSQGGWASISHIPALKALPDYELRAVSTSRQESALAAAKEFGVQGAYDNHTDLLAHSGVDVVVVAVRVPYHRELISAAIEAGKTVYAEWPLALNLDEATELTRRAEAAGVRTVIGLQGRYHPGLRYARRLIEEGRLGRVIGTTMVASGMVWGPQTTKNHTYWFDNSQGATPLTAAALHAVDALNVALGEFEHLSTNLVVGRKEVIVSDDGGKVIPVTAPDQISLIGTLEGGAAASVFYRGGVSRGDNFRWEINGTDGDIVVTAPWGNLQVTDLTVEAGFGEDATVTPIDIPAEYTRDIPDGLSGPSRNVAALYTNLARDLRDGTHTVPDFAYAHRRHQFLDAVERSSAERIGQTPR from the coding sequence GTGAGCACCATCGGCGTCGGTATCATCGGGGGCAGCCAAGGAGGCTGGGCCTCCATCAGCCATATCCCTGCCCTCAAGGCGCTGCCCGACTACGAGCTGCGGGCCGTCAGCACCTCGCGTCAGGAGTCTGCACTGGCAGCGGCAAAGGAGTTCGGAGTCCAGGGCGCCTATGACAACCACACCGACCTCCTGGCGCACTCCGGAGTCGACGTCGTCGTAGTGGCAGTGAGGGTGCCCTATCACCGTGAACTCATCTCGGCGGCCATCGAGGCCGGCAAGACCGTCTACGCCGAATGGCCCCTGGCCCTGAACCTGGACGAGGCCACCGAGCTCACCAGGCGTGCCGAAGCCGCCGGTGTGCGCACGGTCATCGGCCTCCAGGGGCGCTACCACCCCGGGCTGCGCTACGCGCGCCGGCTGATCGAGGAGGGACGTCTTGGCCGAGTCATCGGCACCACCATGGTGGCCTCCGGCATGGTATGGGGTCCGCAGACAACCAAGAACCACACCTACTGGTTCGACAACAGCCAGGGGGCCACACCGCTGACCGCCGCCGCCCTCCACGCCGTCGACGCACTCAACGTCGCTCTCGGCGAGTTCGAACACCTTTCGACCAACCTCGTCGTGGGGCGGAAGGAAGTCATCGTCAGCGACGACGGCGGCAAGGTCATTCCGGTGACGGCCCCGGACCAGATCTCCCTCATCGGCACGCTCGAGGGCGGCGCTGCGGCTTCCGTCTTCTATCGCGGTGGCGTGTCCCGCGGTGACAACTTCCGCTGGGAGATCAACGGCACCGACGGAGACATCGTGGTGACCGCACCGTGGGGCAACCTTCAGGTGACCGACCTCACCGTGGAGGCCGGATTCGGTGAGGATGCGACGGTAACCCCGATCGACATTCCTGCCGAGTACACGCGCGACATCCCGGATGGCCTCTCGGGGCCGAGCCGGAATGTGGCAGCGCTGTACACGAATCTGGCACGGGATCTGCGGGATGGCACGCACACCGTCCCCGACTTCGCCTACGCCCACCGTCGGCACCAGTTCCTGGACGCGGTGGAGCGCTCTTCCGCCGAACGAATCGGCCAGACCCCCCGATAG